A window of Glycine soja cultivar W05 chromosome 2, ASM419377v2, whole genome shotgun sequence genomic DNA:
ATTTCAGTGATATATTTGTTCTTTTGTGTCACGTAAACGACTTTATTAATGATAATTGactaaagttaaatatatttgttgcactttttatatttcgagagactaaattttatatttttatgtttctatTTTCCTGATACATTTATTGTCAGAAAATTAGTCATTAAGGGACACAAGTACctatttacttttttgtttttattggtaAGTGCTAACCATTCTGGAAATTAGCGTGTATCACTGTAACTATATAACTAGTATTTAtctataattcttttaaaactaaaattttcttacgagaatttattttttcttaaaaaagtatCATATGGCTGAAACCGGAGGACAAAATGAATGAAACGAAGCAttatccaccaccaccactggataaaaataaataaatatttaataattaatatagtaCTTTTACAAAACTAGCTAGCAGTAGCTGCTCATTTCACCTTTCCcagagtttttttatttttgaggaagAGGCATGGTGATGATGGCAAGTAGTAGTAGTACAATGCAGAGTGTGTACCCGAGGGTTAGTGGAGCGAATTTCCACGTTCCGCTATCTCCCCACTCTCTCGTTCCTGTTTACAGCAACAGCCACTCCTTTTCAAAACTTCGCAATTCAATTCATCTGGCGGCGGCGCCGTTACCCAAAGCTTCGGCGGGGAACGGTGGCCTCACCGACGACGGAGTGTCATTAGGCACGATGAAGCTGCCTTTGGACACCGACCTTCAGAGATTCGATTCCTTGCTCTTTCAGGTAGTTAACCAAACAACACATGTGATTCCATTCTTTttcaataatgtaaaatataattgaatgttaattaaggtttaaatatgtttttattgcatGTAAAATATGATCAATTATTTGTCTTAATccttcaatttttctttatttgttttagttttgataaatttattatttttttaaaatgattcctGTATCTAAATATgcttattataaaataagaatatttatcACGTCATTAATAGATAGTATTGTAGACTATtttcagttttaaattttaagtgtgaaaattaataatcttttttttcaaaactaaaatgaaaatttgtaacAAGGATTTATAAAGATATTaaaccttttaattaattcaaatgtaATCCATAAGAGGATTGGCTGGTGTAATGCTCTGCTGTGTTCACATGTCGGGGGCAATCTATATAGCGGAAGAATTATGTTTGATTCTTCTATTAGGCCAATACTAACCACGCACGGTGAGCGGATTAGTCTCCAATTTAGTGGGTCTATAGGAGACATTCGTGGCCTCTCACCCaggaaaaaattgaatattaatgTAGCACCGTATTAGTTGCTGGATgaattattattgaattttttttggtatttaatttgttataattaCTGTTtggtttatatgtttttttcccTTCCCTTGGCTTGTGATTGTGTTATGACAGTGGGCAAACAGCCTTTGCCAGGGAGCCAATCTGCCCCTTCCTGTGCCTCTCAAGGTATTATGCTCTTTCTTAGTGCATTTCATTATtggcttattttaaaattatcattttttaatattttttgggaAAACTTTTTTGAAACATAATTCCTGTTTTAAATCATTTCCCTCACTTCACATGtggtcatatgctaaacttaaGCAGTACAACAAGCATTATTCTATAATAATCTATGCCATTTATTTGTATCATGTTTCTGAGCTGTTTATAATcccataaatatttattttatcctgTGTTACTGTGTAGTTTGACTAGGTGTGTGTATGTTCTTTATCACAAGGAGAGGCCTAGAATATGCATACACTTCTCGATCTGTAAAATTTGCCTAGTTCCTATGGTGCATTGTGTCATTTAATTTCTGCTTCAGTTTTACCACTTTATGTAAATGTTGCTTTCTGTCTACATATTTAAGTATGCTTTTTTGTGTCTCATTATTCACTGCTGGGCATGCTCAGTCATGTAATTTTACATCATTCTTGTTGGTTCTAATTACCAATAagtagaaagaaacaaaaactacCAAGAGAGCACAGAACTAAACCAAAACCTATAAATCTGGAACATGCAACAAGGAAGAAAACGCAAAAACAAAAGCAAGAATGTAAAATGAGAACACAACACAATTACATGGTTCAACCAATATGGCCTACATCCACGGGAAGGAGCAACTCCACTATGAAACAGAGAACCCCCTTGGTTCTGCCCCCTTTGGTTCAAGAAGAACTCTCTCCAAGAACCCAAGTCTCACACTCTGttatctctctcttcccttacgTGCCCAGTGTTTCCTCTTGTATGTTTCTCACAACAATCTCTGTACCTCTCACAATGATTATAGTTAGTTACCCTTACACAGAGATCCCGTGACCTTTATTTATAGGCTCCAAATCACTAAGACTCAACAACATAAACCTAACAGAAAACACTCAACAGTCTGATGTGTATCAGattaatgaaacaaattgtTCTATCTGACTGAGCGTCAGACTGTCCTCAGTTTGATCACAACAAACAATCCTCATCAGACCGAACGTCCATTAGACTGAACAATAGATTTTGAGTCACATACAACAATTCTCCACCTTGACTCCAAATCTTAGACAAACGATTCCTTCCACCATAGCGCTGCTCTCCCGCTTCTGAAACTATGCTTCAAGAGAAATTAATCAAGTCCAAGCAATGCTTGAACTTTGACCTTGGTAGAGACTTTGTGAACACATCAGCGGGATTGTCTTCAGATTCAACCACATCTCTTATGAAGTGAAGCCTTACATCAATATGCTTCATCCTCTCATGGTAAATATGATGATTTGCAAGGTGTATAACACTTTGGCTGTCATAGTGAATTGTCACACAGTTTTGTACAATTCCCAGTTCACCAATCATTTCTTTTAACCATAGAGCTTCCTTCACTCCTTTTGCAAGAGCAATATACTTTGATTTAGTTGTAGATAGAGCTACCACAGGCTGTAAGTTTGCTTTCCAGCAAATAGCAGTCCCAAACATTGTAAATACATATCCAGATAAGGGCTTCCCAATATCCACATTCCCTACATAGTCTGCATCAACATACCCCATAATAGCATCTCCATCTTGAGCTGCCTTCTTGTACTTCAGACCAGAGATTCCAGAGATCCATTCACATACCTCTATACCCACTTCAAAGCCTCCCAATGAGCTTGACTTGAATCTGCCATAAACCTGCTTACAATGCTAACAACATGGGCCAAGTCTAGCCTACTACAGACCATGCAATACATGATGCTTCCTACTCCACTAGCATTTGGAATAATATCCATCTTCCTCCTTTCCTCTTCAGTATTAGGAGCTTGAGTAATTGAGAGCTTAGTGTGATGTCCTAAAGGTGTGCTTACAGGTTTAGATTGATGCATCCTAAACCTTTTCACTATCTTCTTCAAATAGCCTTGCTGAGATAAGAACAATTCTCCCTTCATTTGATCTCTAACAATATTCATCCCAAGAATCCTCCTTGTagtgagggcgagccctggtgcagcggtaaagttgtgccttggtgacttgttggtcatgggttcgaatccggaaacagcctctttgcatatgtaagggtaaggctgcgtacaatatccctcccccataccttcgcatagcgaagagcctccgggcaatggggtacgaagttttttttaatcctccTTGTAGTACCAAGGTCCTTCATCTCAAATTCTGAACTTAATCTCTCCTTGAGCATACTAATCTCATCCTTGTTTGAGCTAGCTATAAGAATATAATCTACATACAGGAGCAAGAAAATGATACATTGTTCTTCTCTTCTCAAGATGTCGACACAACTATCATAACTACTCCTTAGAAAACCTATCCTCAGAAGAAAGTCATTAAACTTTTTATACAACTGACACAGGCTCTGTTTCAAGCCATACAATGATTTCTTCAAGAGACATACCTTCGTCTGATCTTCTGCAAACCCCTTAGGTTGTTGCATACAGCATATAGATGGTCTCCTCGAGTCTCCATGTAAGAAAGTTGTCTTGACATCCAATTGTTGCAACTCCAGATCATACTGATTTACAATTGTCATCAAGATCCTTATAGAACAGTGTTTTACCACAGGTGAGAAAATTTCATTGTAGTTAACTCCCTCCACTTGTGTAAACCCCTTAGCCACAAGTCTTGCCTTGTACCTTGCCTTCTCCACACCTGGAATGTCTTCCTTTTACTTGAAGACCCACTTGCATCCAACTACTCTCTGATTTTTAGGTAGATTCACAAAGGACTGCATTTCTTCATTCATGACTTGTAACCAGTACTGACTTTCTTTGCCTTCTATAGCCTCCTTGAAGTTCCTCGGTTCTGAGTCTTGAATTTCTTCAGCCACACTAACAGCATAACAAATGAGGTCTGCATATCCATACCTCTATGTAGGTTTTATAATCTGCTTTTCCCTATCCCTGGTTAGTTGATAATCAGA
This region includes:
- the LOC114394130 gene encoding uncharacterized protein LOC114394130 — protein: MVMMASSSSTMQSVYPRVSGANFHVPLSPHSLVPVYSNSHSFSKLRNSIHLAAAPLPKASAGNGGLTDDGVSLGTMKLPLDTDLQRFDSLLFQWANSLCQGANLPLPVPLKVDKIPGGARLGFITIGDGKTEVLVYIDCLVFPPTENSAPIFRAIRNGPLKDKAPPGEPRIMRSLLQALQKSVEIARL